The Solenopsis invicta isolate M01_SB chromosome 12, UNIL_Sinv_3.0, whole genome shotgun sequence DNA window TCACGCTGCGTTTGTAACCACACGATGGATCGTGAAGCACCAAAAGCGGTGCAACTGAAATAAAGCCGTCTCGTTTCAAAAGGTAGCAAAAATGGACAGCTTCGTGCAAGTTCTTCACACCAATTGGGCAGTGCGCCAGCGGCCAGAGCCAATGGATCCTGAATCTGCTGTACGATCTTGTTGGtaatttttttagatgtaaAGTCGTCTGGGTGAAGCCAATAGGTCGTATCATTCGATTCGTCCTGCTCTACCAAGGCACTCTCGTCCCGAATAGTGCACAATACAAATACATGTCTCAAGAGTTGCAAGACATCCTCAACGGTGCACGCGTTTGCGTTTTGCGTTGGATTACGAGAGTACAGTGTTACGATCGGCGTCGCTCTGCCGGACGACTCCTCGTCTCTGGCTTCCTTGTATATTATCCTGTAACATAAGACAAATATTGATCAAATGATGGTGCTCAGCGGTGTGGTTTTCTGTTTTTATCATaccatttaataagatttaataagatttaaatcATTACGTGTAGGTTGGTTCCCATATCCTTTTCAATTTCTCTTGACGGCTACCCAATTCGGTTAACTGCATTAGTTCCTGGACCGCTTGAAAAATACTAGCATGCGAGTCCGAAAGCGATATCTCGACATCCGGGATACCCGGAAAGCCTGGTCCTTTCAACGACAAAGAAAGTCTAGGCATAGGCAACGACCCTATACGACTGTTAACTTGCGCTTCGCTGCCAGGAGGGGGAACTTCTAGGTCCGTTGTCTATTGTAAAGATATTTCGCGAgataaaaaacttttacaaagcGTACCTAATTTACATTGTACATTAATTACCTGATTAATGTTCGTTCGACCAGGACGTGGATCAAAAGCAGGAATAAGAGCAGAAAATTGACGTTTCAATACAAACTCATCATCCCATGCACGTCTCTTGCTGCTCTGCGGTGCTTCTTCTTCCATGAATGCTGCTAGGAGATTACGACTTACCATTACTTCTTCATATTCTCCTTCGCAACCGTCACCTTCTTCTTCATTCTCTTCATCTTCCTCCTGGAGGAAGTAATAAAGTTACAATTACGTTTCATTGTAAAACGATGTTCATTGTTTACACCACACATTTACAACACACGGTGTTATTCCGATCAAGCATCTTAAATTTGACATCATTGACGTTGTCAAAATTAATCAATTCAATCAATCggattaattgaattttttcgtAACAAAGATAGATCAAGATTAAGAATTGTTTAATAGCTTGAGAGAATTATAACATGGCAAATTGTTATCAAGAAAGAGATATAGATATATCTTAAACCAAATCAAAGAAGACACCTTATTCGAAAAAGCTTACCGACTCATTTTTGAAGCATTGACCACAACTCTTAATGAAACACTGCACACTGCTCACCTCTTGGtcattttcttcattatcttCTTCCTCTTCTAGGACACCATCTTCGTCATCTTCCAATTCGGTCAAAAGTGTTGGTCCACCAGTAGTACGACCTCCACCGGTGCTAGAAGTCGCTACACCTCCGCAAGATTCCAAGAAATCTTCAAGACTGACCTAGAACCATAAATATTTGCTTGtattaaaataagacaaaacTACATCTCTTTCAAAGAAACAAATAGAACTCCTTTGGTTACTCAAAAAGAGTTAGTTATCCATAAATGGTAATTTTACCTGCTCGCTATCACTACTTGTACTAGTCAGAGACATAGTAAGCGCTTGTCCTAAACCTGGTCCAGTTGTCGTAGTAACGCCACTACCAGCTACTTGTCCGCTACTAGTTAGACTTGGATAACTTTGCGCCGTACTAAGTAAACCACCAGGAAAATTGGGACTGAGTGCCAATCGTACGAGACTAGATACAGAATTCGGTCCTCGAATTGGGTTACAACTCGTATTAGAATTTGAAGCAAGATGCTGTCCGCCCGCAGGTCctggaaatatttttgaatatttttctgGTTTTCTTTGAAAGAATTAATCGTTACAAAAAAAGTGCAACGTTGAAAAAAGGCGAAATTATCGatcttttaatgtaactaaatgtattgaaagaaatatcatttcataaaaattgcagATGTTTAAAGATGTAagcctaataataataataataataataataatgataatgataataataataataataataacaataaaaggaacaaaaaatacacaaatttcatctcgtgtaattttatataatatgtaactaACCTAATGTTCGTCTTCGCGCCATTGCAGCAAAAGTTTCCAATAAACCAGTAGCAGCTGTTGATTCCAAGGTATTGTTAGCATCGGAACAAGCGAGATTAGGCACAGATACCGACATGGGATTGGTAACCACAACAGGACAACCGCCCGTTGTATTTTGCGTAGACGAACTAGCTTCTTTCTCTCGAGTACAGTCTTTAGCAACTAATTCGAAGGAAATGTACGCAATTTTTACATACGCTATCAGCACGAGCATGAGGAAAGGAAATCAAATTAATGTTGGATCATATGTATATCGCATACTGCTTGaatgagatttttaattttaacgtgtGTACAGTTAAGGACGATTTCTCGATCTAACATACGTCCGAATTAAATGTAAGCATTACTATGCTAAAATGAGTAATATATTGAAAAGTATATATCGCGGAAAAAGTTATCGATACACATACCGTCCGTGATTCCAGTAGGATGATGTCTTGGTACAGATTTAATCCTTAATGAATTTTCATCAGACTCGCCGGAAACGCTGATTCTAACAGGAACTAAACCAAGTAGTTCACCACTCAGAAAACTATTAGTATTGTTGCGTAATCGATCAGCACCCTCTCTCATTCGGTCGAGAACTTCAGCGGTTTCCAAACTCAGTAAGCCTCCACTGGCCTATATTAATTTGTCATACAAACTATTAATATCTTACAGATAAAAGGAGAAAGATATTGTGcaaacaacaacaataataatattactaatatcaataataataataataataataataataataataataataataataataataatgatgatgatgatgatgatgatgatgatgatgatgatgatgatgatgatgatgatgatgatgatgattatGATGATAACaataatgagataaatataaaaattgacctTGTTTCCTCGTACAGTGGCAAAGAGTGGTTTCGAACTGGATGCTCGGTTACTAGTGCTATTAACCGGACAGTCTGTATTGAGGGTGAGGCTTTCAACGATGGTAGCTAGATCGCTAGTAACAGTGGTATCTGGTCTAGGATGCAATACAACTGAAAGTTCACTCGTCGAGTTTGCTCCGCTCTCACCAGTTACAGCAACCACCGCTTCCGCACGAGCTACTGATAACACACTCTCGGCTATCGATTCGGCAGCTTGCTGCTCGTCACGATTAGTGAATTAGAATTAGTTTAACGTTCTGAGAAATAATCTTGGAATATGGACaattacaaataaacaaatagtaCCTTTGCTGCTAGATTATCCGCACTCGCAGCTTGATCCGTAGAGGCTACCGAACCACGCATAGCGGTATCGGTGCAATCGGGTAAACTAGGGGTGCTGTTTGATTTTCGGCCGGTTAAAACTCCTCCGCCGCTCTTACACTTTGCCGTACTGTCCGTGTCGAGGCCAGCGCCAACCAATCGGAGATCGTATTTTCCTTCAGCACCCATTCTGTATGAATTAGAACCACCATGATCCCACGTTACGTCAATCCATCCATTATGCAATTCTCCCGTAACCGTGCCTTCGCCTACATAACATCAAAATGGTCTAGCGTTAGTGATCCAGTGATCATGTCTGTCTCCACAGACATGCAGTTGTTTAGTTGTCGGTTGATTCACTGAAATAATAGTAGCGATACTCGTAAAACTCGTCGATGGTAGCATACCTGGTGGCACGCCATCCTGATCCCTCCACTTCCAGTCCAGACCTCTAGACACTCGAACTCCAGCAACTAAATGTTTAAGAACTTGGGTCTTAATAAATCTTCTTTGCTTTCGTACACCGGCTTCAGCTTCCTTGGCTGCACGACCTAAATCTTCGCATACTCCAGTAACCTCTCCATAAACTTCAAAACCAGACACAGACAAATAATGCGTCTGTCCAGAAGCATTTTTTCCAATCTGTTGCAAACGCAAGTGTCGCCAGCCTTGGGTCTCTTCACTCGGTGGCTCCAATGTCCAGGTAGATGTACTGCCCGGCTCGTTTAAAGAACAATCGTCTACGTGGGCATACAACGTAATCCAAGTAACACCATCCTTTGACGCTTGAAACATCCAATTTCTTAATGCACTTCTACCATATCCTCTCGCGTGTCTCAAAGTATAAGCACTTGGAATAATCCAAACTCCAAGATCTATCGAGAACCAAGCCCGTTTATCGTCATTGGTGTGACAATTTAATGCTGATGGATCACGGCTGAGTATATCCTCGAGGTGACCGTACGGCAGATTTCTTCCGTCACTCGATGTCACGACAACTAAGCCATATTGACCTGGATTTACCCATTCTGAACAAGTTTTAGCATTTGTTCCGATCCAATACAACAAACCATTTTCGTCAAAGTCATGCTGATActtgaacaatattttattttcttctttcaatctCTTCACAAAAGCGAATGTAGACCTATCGTGATCGTGCCATTGTTTCGCCACCATTTTTAACAGATGATTCTCCAATTGTTGTATTGTACTTAATGGTTCCATTTTTAAGCTACGCCCAGATCGATCTATTAACGCGCTCTCACTAGAAGCTTTTTCTAGTCGAAAGCGTAATCGCCTCGTCAGGATCTGCAAGAAAAGAATGTATGTATTACGCatcaaagaaatatatgtattgcaAAAGGTACTGCATTATCAATGAGCGTAATTATTGATGTGAATGCGCAATGCGATATAACTGTAAATCTTGGCCTGCAGACCTGTAAACCGTAGCCTGATCCGGGGGTATCGTACAGATACACGGGTAATTTTTCTATCGACTCCAGCACCGAAACCAACTTATGAACTAAAATTTTCGCCGAATTAGGCTCCTTATTCGTATCTTTTGTTTGGAAGCAGCTCTTGAACGTAGTTATCCTTTGCATCCTAAGTTTCGTCGCTCTCAAAGTCGTGGGCGAGGGTCCAGGAGGCGCAGCCAACAAGGCGAGCAACGCTTGTATGAGACCACTCGAGTGTAACTCATACGCGGACACTCGACCTTCTTCATTCAATAATACTTTGAGTTGTTCTAACGCAGTTTGCAATAGATCGCGCCATTCGCGACTTCCAGATTGTTGCTTTTGAGATGCTTTTTCTATTTGATTAACAATGGCACCAAGCTTAGCAACTATACCGCGTGGTTGAGCTTGAGCCGCTTTAAAGTAACGCTCGTATATCTCTTGCGCTTGCACTTTAACCTTCTGTTTAATCGCTTCAATCTTCGATCTTAATCTCTTGCCCCTTTTCCCAGTCCAACCTGCTGCAAATTCTGGCCCTAAGTGTAAATGACATGAAATCGGTATAACTCTCCAACTAATAGTCAATAATACTATTCTAGTGTATCTAGTGTAACAATAAGGAAATACCCAAGCTTGTTTCCGCTGTAAAAGAATGCTTAGTGCCTCTGTTCGACTCGAAAATAAAACCTGGCAAGTCTTCCCTTAGAATGGTTGCCTGTTGTTGACCATCActattatgtatacataactCGCTTTCCTTTCTACTAGATAACGCCCAATTTCCCACGACTAGGCGTGTAGTACCAGGACGAGAGAGCACAGGCTGACTTACAAAATTCACTTTTAACTGGCTACGCGCTCTTTGCAGTTTTTCCAGAAATTCACCACGGTTCTCTGCAaagtacaaatataataatagatgtGTCATATGACTCGCGCACGTTTCGATAAAACAATATGAAATTAAGTATGAAACGTTACGAGAATGTGGAATGTTACAAgaggaaaataaagagagaaaagttGAGCTAAATATGTATctttatatctaaaatattgccttttttgtttttcagttttttatttatacaaaagttttatactAAAAAAGATGGATATAACGTGCCGCGAATTAAACACGTATGTGACCTACCTTCAGTGGTAAGCGACTCTGTGTTCCTCCCCTTTCCTGTAGGCAGTTAGTAAAACcagttattttttactttagttCCCCCTCACAAAAGTTAATCACAAATggaaaatgtaatgtaaatcaaatgaagtaaaattgaagaaaatatatttgtttatcattaataatgaAAAGGAGTAAAAGAGGCTCCCTAAGAAGAGTGAATAACAGCGGGatgtgaaaaatatgaaaaatagtGCGCGAGATCGATGTGACTTTTGCAAATACAAAGTCAAGCGTGCGTGCGTTGTATGTTTGTGCATGCTCACCCGATGTGTCCGTTCCACCTTCCGGACTTCCGCTAGAGTACATAGTTGCCAGTTTGCCATCAAGAATAAATCTAAACCATCCGTTACTTCCGTTCGATAATTCTAGAGCCGCCGCATCGGACCAGATGTAAAGACAATCACGTCCTCGACATATGCACCAATCTCTCCAGTGATACGCTCTGCCTATTAATAATTCTTTCGCATCTTCCATTCTTTGTTCTTCTCCCGATTGATTCGATTCCGCTTCTGGCTCGGGTGTACTTTCTTGTGGTCCAGCTAAAGCGGCAACTTTTGAAAATACTCCTAAACGTGCGAAATGTTCTAAGAACTCATCTTTGCCTTTAATCATCAGATCCTGTATCATTTGCAGAACGACTAAATGGCCGTCCTCATCCTCCTGTTAATATTAGAACATACGagtttttaaatagttttaaaacacGTAAAGCGCAAAACAATCGAGACAAAAGACaagttaataaaacttttttctgaGACGTAGAACAAGCACACACTATGTATCGATGATGCACTTTCaatgcgtgtgcgcgcgcgcacacgcgtgaGTGTGTAtgttttgcgcgcgcgcgtgtgtgttgtgtgtgtgtgtgtgtgtgtgtgtgtgtgtgtgtgtgtgtgtgagagtgtgtgtgtgtgtgtgtgtgtgcgcgcgcgtgtgtgtgtgtgagagagacagaaagataCTACAGTTTTACTTTGCAAAATTGCAAAACATAATCGACGTAGTAAACTGTTACGGGtactgtttttttcttaaactgCAATCCGCTGGAATGAATGTAAACACCTTTTTAGATCCCATCAACGGCAAACAGGCAGTAGACGAAAATAAAACTCTGACATATTTATCTTGTTGATTTTCTGACAAAAGGTATAAAACCTTTAAGACCTTATATCTCTTTACATTATTCGTTTGACAATTTCAATCATCAGCTGGTAAATCTTGCTTTCttgcattaataataaagttaatcgCTTCAAGAGATTGTATATACAATGTACAATCAACAATCTTATaacagttgcaaagctgcttttttCTGAACGcagttatatattccattgtaTAAAGAGAATAATCGCATATGTCGGTAACATATCGGTGATTCTAGTATAATATGACTCGagtgatatatgtataatatcaaGTGGAGATACATTACATTACATGcgtaagtttaatttttagtgAGTTAAATTCACGCTTCAGGTAAACTACAATAAGTGCATGTagtttatgttaatattaaacaatgtacatCAAGTCTCGACATAGCTATTAATTGTAAAACTTAAATTGGAAACTTGCGGAACAGCATGAGAAACGACTAAAGGATTTTCGCAAGTAGCGAGCGAATGGAAATATGCAATAGACGTTACCGTCGAGTCGAGAATGTAGTTGCGAAAACTCGAAGGCTTGTGAGTCGTAAGGCCGGGTAATTTGGCCGGGCCAAACGTCTTAAAAACTGTAGGTGATGACAATGGCGCCTTTATTTCATATTCCTGTGAACAATCTCGACTAAATCACTGATATCGCCACTTGAATCAATTGTCTCTCTGCCTGCATGCATGCATGTTGGGATCTTGATAACGTCTCGGTTCCatcttttagatttttaataattcacatATTTTTCGATAAGAGGAGAATTCCATCGCGTAAACGTTTCTCGCGTTATTAGACATTAGATACACAGTAGTTTTTATGCAGTTTTATGCAACAAGTATCGTTTATTTggaatcttttaaatttatacaaaaaaagaaagatttctcCCCTAATCGATAAATATCTGAGAGAAAttcttttcttataaaatatataaaagaaatagctTTCTCTATGTACATAGCGTTCTTTCTTTACTAATTTTACTGCTTTAATACTTGAAAATACAATATAACGCGAGAAACTATGTCAAAAGttgaacatttaattatatacatatacataagcatatatacatacataattattattattattacacttacctcATTGTCTAAAACATTGGCAATTACTTCAACGAGCATAGCTCCACATCCTCCGGTTCTATCAGATCCACATGTTTCTACAAGCAATTCTGGCTGGATGTAATGCACCATTTTTCTAATCAAACTTAAACTCGCTTTCCTAACACTTGGTAACATAGTCGACTGAAAAGTTGCACAAAACACCGGCAACAATCGTTTTAAATAAACAGGCGCCATTTCAGGATCCCCCTTAGGTTCTGTAAATTCTTCCACTTCCGTCTCAAGTTTTCTATGTTCTTGACTCGGCGGTAACATCCATTCTCCAGGAGACTGTAAAATAGCTGCAACTTCTCTATGTCCTTCGTCGACGCGCTCTCTGGCTTTATCCAAAGGTGTTTTACCATCCTCGTCTCTCAAATCAGGATTAGCACCGTGCCTGAGTAGAACCTTGGCGATAGCCGGTCTTCCGAAACAAGCCGCGTAGTGTAAACTGGATGACCGTTGACCTTTATTAACGTCCGCACCTCTATCGCACAAAAATTCGACCATCTCTTGCGTACCGAATGCCGATGCCCAATTGAGTAAAGTTTGCCCAACATCGTCCATAAAGTTAACTTCAATTCCTCCTGTGTCGATCGCCTCGATCAACGCATCCGTATCCTTGGAACGTATGCAATCGATCAATTGTCTGTGGGACTTTTCTCCAGCGCTATCCAAACGTCTCAGTCTTGGTAATAAGGGACCAGACGGACCACCGGTAGTGCTACGGCCCAGTGCTGATCTTCCCTCAAACAATAAGACTAGCAAAAGATCGATCAACCTCATGGAATCAAGAGCGCATCGTTCGTCTCCCTTTAGTGCCTTTTCTATCGCATCTGGCAATTCCGAACGTAAAAGATCGTGCGTAATGGACGGTGATCCTCTACAGAGCGTCGATAAAAGGCTAATTATAGTTGAAACAGAGGCGCAAGACTTTGGTTCCGGAGTTGGAATTGTGCTCACGGTACTGGATGGCGGAGGTGTCTTTGGATTGCTGCAAGTTGCTGTAGCGGATGTGCCAGGACCTGCTGCATTTGACAATCTAAAAAATGAGATTCgcgtaaaaaaacaaaaaacaaccAAGAGACGGGAAGATTTGTACAAagcgagatatatatatatatatatatatatatatatatatatatatataaatctccAGAGATCAAAAGATCCAAAGATTATACCGATATAAAAGTTCAGAAACTAGTCCATTTGACGCTAATGGCGCAGGATCTGTTCCTCTTCTGGAAAATCTGTCGGCCAGTGATGCGAAACAACGAAGCGCCCCGTCCGCAACGTGTGCGTCCTCGTGTCTAAGCAAGACCGACAAAGCCTCGACGCAATCGGGCAAGGTCTTATCTTGAGGCTCAACTTTGCCACATAGTCGAGTAACGACTGCCATCGCTGAATGCAATGTGTCCCGATGCACACGAGCTCCGTGTTCTCGGATGAAACACAACGCGCAAGGTAGACCACCAGCCTCGAATACGGCACCCGCTTCCCTGGCGCATACAAGTTCCAACACctgataacaaaaaataatcaagtataagatttcacacatttcaTTTCCGCACTTCTCCTATTCCTTACAAGAGACATTGagaaattttatacacaattttatGCACAGATTATATGTCACATGCCTCAGTCAATTCAATCTTTTGTATCATATACCTTTATACATTGCTCCGCCAAGTCCCGACTGACTCTAGAGCCGAGCCCAGCGCCAGAAAGGCGACTGCAGATGGCCTTTACAGCACCTTCCATGGCAACCACTCTGCGCGTACATTCTGCGGAGACGTCCAAGTAATAGGTGATGGCTCGAGCGGTTACTTCGAGCACACTGTCCGGTACCAATTCATCCAGAAAAATTCTGCAAAGTGCTGGGAGGAATGTGCGCGGAGGACAGCTGAGAACATAATGCAATAACATTTACTATTGTGCTGCTACAGTATACAAACTACAGTTATTTTTTACCATTCGAAACAACGATCCACATTATCGGACATAAGCAACAGCATACATAATTGTTCTAATGCGATTAACTGCATGTCTCTTTCATCTCCCTGCCCCATACTGAGCCATTCTAACAAAGTCTCAGGATCAACATCTGCcatcttaaaaagaaaaaaaccatgACATCATTTTTCATACATCTTAAGTATAAGTAATTTTTCACTTATTcccagataaatattttttaaatatgtaaatgtcaACCTCAAGTTTACACAAGAATGATTTGCAAATTGACAgaaatttacaagattttttccAAGCTGGAAATCAACTACATTTGGATTGACAAACATTTGAAGCTCAAGATtcaaatctattaaaatttattaattactgtaAATTGCTAAATTGAACAGCAAATAATCGTATCTTTACTGGAAAATATGATGACAAGTTATTATTTCCAACACTTACCTTATACTTTGAGTAGCACCCAATGgatcaaatttatttcaatactcTGAAAGAAAAAGTTAGAAAACATAATTCAACTATGCAACTTGTGTTAATCCAtatcatttaagaaaaaagaagcaagtgAAACAAGCTGGACAGAGTGTCATTGTATGTATAAACGTCTCCTCATCAAGCAAATATAATTGAACACAGTAACACAAACTGTAATAATGAACTCTTGATAATTGTAGGACACTAAAAATTTTCGATAGCTTGCTCTCATTTTTTTGACAACACTTTccttacatatataatacatacactgcatatacatgtacatacacacactcacagcttacatacatacatatatacacacacacacgcgcgcgcgcgcgcgcgcgcacacacacacgcacgcacgcacgcagagCGCAGTGAATTAAATGTCATTAGACGAGAAACGGCTTGTAAAAAGATCAAGGAATTGGAATAAAAATGCGATTGTGGTACatcaatatttgtaaaaaaatacggCTCGTATGGTTCGAGAGtgataaaagttgaaaaaaaagtttgttgggAGAACGCGAAACAAAGTGATACTATGAGGAGGAAACTAACCGTAATCTACGTAACCTTCAATATATGTAGATTGAATAATTGGTTttacagaaatgagaaaataagACAAAGAAATTATGGCACGCggtcaaaataataattgtatttcgacagatttactataattttcaCACGTCAGACGCATCAATCGTATAATACCAACGAGTATACATATACGCCTATCGCTGGATAGCGTACCGTTGTAAATGTACAAGGCATTCCATTCTTCCTGATAGGTCAACTCGTCATTCTCTTGCACAAGTGTCGTTTTCCACCGCGGAAAATAGATATAGatcgtttatatatatttcatccGTTAACAACGCAATCTGCGTTCCGCATTAATGAATCGACTTAACAAAGCACTCACACcgcaagtaattttttctttatattgtcGATACGTCATATATACTCCTCGCCATTTACATATGTGACGTTCATTTTCGATGTAGACTGGAATCACGCAACCAGCAACacacagaacatatactatgagaaatgaaagctcTGTACTTAACATGGGAAACAAAAAACAAGACACTGCCATCTGATGGTAAGGTGGAAAATTAAATAGACTGTAGAAGGGGGTAGAGACCCTGTAAAAAGAGACGCGCCAACTCGTCACGTAGGCTGTTTACCTTTTAgaagacacaaatcgacacaaGTTAACACACTCGAACACAGTCTGACTCTCCTCctgagtagagtcctatataaagagagaagcgacattgatgtccgaagctctgattggtaatctgattgatacttgattggctaagtgAGCAGCTATattgggtgtttacgataactaatcggatctcggattggattgaacaatggtactcaacgtaggtatagaaaatttccctaggctaatcggattgacgattgctgtctcaaatgtaatccgattgatgacgaaagcgtggagaccgagaagcatgcttgaaaagtaagtctctttatttttttaaataataacacaaaaaatcaaagataaagttaaaaagaatgatttgaatttagatttattgtaattttttttgtctaaacactggatttcgtttaaatttctgtttgtaaaaattaattaatctattctaaagtttgtggttatatcggaaacaaatcaaaattaataaaaaattattaattattaggtacatattaaagcatataatatttcaagtatatcatataaaattcctgtttattataaacttagtaaaaataactttgaaattatttaactacattatacattaatcaatattgatttatatgttaaaaatcaataatgtctctgcaaacgttttttttattcttttccagatcgtaaataaacttcaactccaagaataaataaaaattactggaaaatggattgacatgaaaaaggcattattgaacaatatcaatttgtgctaacttaaaatttgtaaaatctgctattctttgttagttgttcattagagagtaataatataagaacggaatatacataaataaaattaatataattgtatgcatatatgatgcgtatattattactctctaataaacaactaataaagaaaagtagattttacaaattttaagttagcacaaattgatattgttcaataatgccctcttcatataaatacattttccagtaatttttatttattcaaggaattgaagtttatttacgatctggaaaagaataaaaagaacatttttagaaacattattgatttttaacatataaattaatattgattaatgtgtaatgtagttgaatgatttc harbors:
- the LOC105204757 gene encoding E3 ubiquitin-protein ligase HECTD1 isoform X3, which translates into the protein MADVDPETLLEWLSMGQGDERDMQLIALEQLCMLLLMSDNVDRCFECCPPRTFLPALCRIFLDELVPDSVLEVTARAITYYLDVSAECTRRVVAMEGAVKAICSRLSGAGLGSRVSRDLAEQCIKVLELVCAREAGAVFEAGGLPCALCFIREHGARVHRDTLHSAMAVVTRLCGKVEPQDKTLPDCVEALSVLLRHEDAHVADGALRCFASLADRFSRRGTDPAPLASNGLVSELLYRLSNAAGPGTSATATCSNPKTPPPSSTVSTIPTPEPKSCASVSTIISLLSTLCRGSPSITHDLLRSELPDAIEKALKGDERCALDSMRLIDLLLVLLFEGRSALGRSTTGGPSGPLLPRLRRLDSAGEKSHRQLIDCIRSKDTDALIEAIDTGGIEVNFMDDVGQTLLNWASAFGTQEMVEFLCDRGADVNKGQRSSSLHYAACFGRPAIAKVLLRHGANPDLRDEDGKTPLDKARERVDEGHREVAAILQSPGEWMLPPSQEHRKLETEVEEFTEPKGDPEMAPVYLKRLLPVFCATFQSTMLPSVRKASLSLIRKMVHYIQPELLVETCGSDRTGGCGAMLVEVIANVLDNEEYEIKAPLSSPTVFKTFGPAKLPGLTTHKPSSFRNYILDSTEDEDGHLVVLQMIQDLMIKGKDEFLEHFARLGVFSKVAALAGPQESTPEPEAESNQSGEEQRMEDAKELLIGRAYHWRDWCICRGRDCLYIWSDAAALELSNGSNGWFRFILDGKLATMYSSGSPEGGTDTSGKGRNTESLTTEENRGEFLEKLQRARSQLKVNFVSQPVLSRPGTTRLVVGNWALSSRKESELCIHNSDGQQQATILREDLPGFIFESNRGTKHSFTAETSLGPEFAAGWTGKRGKRLRSKIEAIKQKVKVQAQEIYERYFKAAQAQPRGIVAKLGAIVNQIEKASQKQQSGSREWRDLLQTALEQLKVLLNEEGRVSAYELHSSGLIQALLALLAAPPGPSPTTLRATKLRMQRITTFKSCFQTKDTNKEPNSAKILVHKLVSVLESIEKLPVYLYDTPGSGYGLQILTRRLRFRLEKASSESALIDRSGRSLKMEPLSTIQQLENHLLKMVAKQWHDHDRSTFAFVKRLKEENKILFKYQHDFDENGLLYWIGTNAKTCSEWVNPGQYGLVVVTSSDGRNLPYGHLEDILSRDPSALNCHTNDDKRAWFSIDLGVWIIPSAYTLRHARGYGRSALRNWMFQASKDGVTWITLYAHVDDCSLNEPGSTSTWTLEPPSEETQGWRHLRLQQIGKNASGQTHYLSVSGFEVYGEVTGVCEDLGRAAKEAEAGVRKQRRFIKTQVLKHLVAGVRVSRGLDWKWRDQDGVPPGEGTVTGELHNGWIDVTWDHGGSNSYRMGAEGKYDLRLVGAGLDTDSTAKCKSGGGVLTGRKSNSTPSLPDCTDTAMRGSVASTDQAASADNLAAKQAAESIAESVLSVARAEAVVAVTGESGANSTSELSVVLHPRPDTTVTSDLATIVESLTLNTDCPVNSTSNRASSSKPLFATVRGNKASGGLLSLETAEVLDRMREGADRLRNNTNSFLSGELLGLVPVRISVSGESDENSLRIKSVPRHHPTGITDVAKDCTREKEASSSTQNTTGGCPVVVTNPMSVSVPNLACSDANNTLESTAATGLLETFAAMARRRTLGPAGGQHLASNSNTSCNPIRGPNSVSSLVRLALSPNFPGGLLSTAQSYPSLTSSGQVAGSGVTTTTGPGLGQALTMSLTSTSSDSEQVSLEDFLESCGGVATSSTGGGRTTGGPTLLTELEDDEDGVLEEEEDNEENDQEEEDEENEEEGDGCEGEYEEVMVSRNLLAAFMEEEAPQSSKRRAWDDEFVLKRQFSALIPAFDPRPGRTNINQTTDLEVPPPGSEAQVNSRIGSLPMPRLSLSLKGPGFPGIPDVEISLSDSHASIFQAVQELMQLTELGSRQEKLKRIWEPTYTIIYKEARDEESSGRATPIVTLYSRNPTQNANACTVEDVLQLLRHVFVLCTIRDESALVEQDESNDTTYWLHPDDFTSKKITNKIVQQIQDPLALAAGALPNWCEELARSCPFLLPFETRRLYFSCTAFGASRSIVWLQTQRDAILERQRAPGLSPRRDDSHEFRVGRLKHERVSVPRGEKLLDWAEQVLKVHASRKSILEVAFVGEEGTGLGPTLEFFALVAAELQRKDLGLWLCDDTADDNTATRILNEEQTCISGEKIRPAGYYVTRASGLFPAPLPQDSACCDRAVRYFWFLGVFLAKVLQDNRLVDLPLSRPFLKLMCRGDISNNVNEKIGLTTGVTQESMSSSMSSSFISEEEENDAAYSSLESCPWYAGLLDIEDLVEVDPVRGEFLREIQNAIAKRDRTFSDGPSSPDHEETSLHITHPSGTSVAIEDLALTMTYSPSSKVFQHDQVELIEGGSDIVVTIENAREYANLTINYCLNQGIYRQLEAFKSGFSKVFPMEKLHVFSPDEMRAMLCGEQNPQWTREDLLNYTEPKLGYTKESPGFQRFVNVLLSLTGPERKAFLQFATGCSALPPGGLCNLHPRLTVVRKVDAGSGGYPSVNTCVHYLKLPEYPTEEILRERLLAATRERGFHLN